The following are from one region of the Halarcobacter sp. genome:
- a CDS encoding DUF4405 domain-containing protein produces MKFKFKDMATSLATLIFLVVGISGVMLYFKIFNSQVKELHEILGLAFVAAAILHVTANWKAMKKYFTKKIFISASIVVAIISGIFVSQSLNRGDDPKGMVLRSIISAPIDASLKVLNIEKDEAMKKLQNAKMTGLDGKTIGAIAKANGDSPFKVIAIISSN; encoded by the coding sequence ATGAAATTTAAATTTAAAGATATGGCAACCTCTTTAGCAACACTGATTTTTTTAGTTGTTGGAATTAGTGGAGTTATGCTGTATTTTAAAATATTTAATAGTCAAGTTAAAGAATTACATGAGATTTTAGGTTTAGCTTTTGTAGCTGCTGCTATTTTACATGTTACAGCAAATTGGAAAGCTATGAAAAAATACTTTACCAAAAAAATATTTATAAGTGCTTCAATTGTTGTTGCAATAATTAGTGGAATATTTGTTTCACAAAGTTTAAATAGAGGAGATGACCCAAAAGGTATGGTTCTTAGAAGTATTATTAGTGCTCCAATTGATGCTTCTTTGAAAGTTTTAAATATAGAAAAAGATGAAGCGATGAAGAAATTACAAAATGCAAAGATGACAGGGCTTGATGGTAAAACTATTGGAGCTATTGCTAAGGCAAACGGTGATAGTCCATTTAAAGTAATAGCAATAA